Proteins co-encoded in one Haladaptatus sp. ZSTT2 genomic window:
- a CDS encoding zinc-dependent alcohol dehydrogenase family protein, protein MRAVVFQGAGEPLTIEDVPEPECQSHGIVVETEACGICRSDWHAWQGDWDWVGVKPKPGQIFGHEPVGIVREVGSDVTRFEEGDRVTTPFNLSDGTCPHCRAGRANICENIVPLGFVGIAQGAFAGQFALPDADHNAVRLPDDVDPVSVAALGCRFATAFHGLAHRVSVNAGDWVAVHGCGGVGLSAVHIAAALGATVVAVDIGESKLDKARELGAHETVNATEVDSVTREIKRLTGGGANVSVDALGIEETCQNSVNCLVKGGQHLQIGLTTSDEQGEIALPIDAIAMGEKEIYGAFGMQPNRYDEIFRMIANGSLDPGKIVSETVSLDAVPEKLAALSDFESVGIPVVNEF, encoded by the coding sequence ATGCGCGCAGTAGTGTTTCAGGGTGCGGGGGAACCGCTCACGATAGAGGACGTACCGGAACCAGAATGCCAGTCACACGGCATCGTCGTCGAGACGGAGGCGTGTGGCATCTGTCGGTCTGACTGGCACGCGTGGCAGGGCGACTGGGACTGGGTTGGCGTGAAACCGAAACCCGGCCAGATTTTCGGCCACGAACCCGTCGGCATCGTCCGCGAGGTCGGCTCTGACGTGACGCGATTCGAGGAAGGCGACCGCGTCACCACGCCGTTCAATCTCTCCGATGGAACCTGTCCGCACTGTCGTGCGGGGCGGGCGAACATCTGTGAGAACATCGTCCCGCTTGGCTTCGTCGGCATCGCACAGGGTGCGTTCGCAGGGCAGTTCGCGCTCCCCGACGCAGACCACAACGCCGTCCGCCTCCCCGACGACGTAGACCCCGTTTCGGTCGCGGCGCTCGGTTGTCGGTTCGCCACTGCCTTCCACGGTCTCGCCCACCGCGTCTCAGTAAACGCCGGCGACTGGGTCGCCGTCCACGGCTGTGGCGGCGTTGGGCTTTCAGCAGTGCACATCGCCGCCGCGCTCGGCGCGACCGTCGTGGCCGTGGACATCGGGGAGTCCAAACTCGACAAGGCCCGCGAGCTGGGCGCACACGAGACGGTGAACGCCACCGAGGTCGATTCGGTCACCCGCGAAATAAAGCGCCTCACGGGCGGCGGGGCGAACGTCTCGGTCGATGCGCTCGGCATCGAAGAGACGTGCCAGAACTCGGTGAACTGCCTCGTGAAAGGCGGCCAGCACCTCCAAATCGGGCTGACGACGAGCGACGAACAGGGCGAAATTGCACTCCCGATAGACGCCATCGCCATGGGCGAAAAAGAGATCTACGGTGCGTTCGGGATGCAGCCAAACCGCTACGACGAAATCTTCCGCATGATTGCAAACGGGAGCCTCGACCCCGGCAAAATCGTCTCGGAGACGGTTTCGCTCGATGCCGTCCCCGAGAAGCTCGCGGCCTTATCGGACTTCGAGTCGGTCGGCATTCCGGTCGTCAACGAGTTCTGA
- a CDS encoding bacterio-opsin activator domain-containing protein, translated as MARETDAAQSEAITSTILETSPVGIAVFDGDATIVRVNDRLADLLGAAKDKIVAKITRLEEWPVYDETRTHVPKADLPIRRVILTGKPLYNQEYQIPRSDGEWLWCSLNAAPIFDDDGSVAFVVVSVENITERKEREQALIEQHAELQTVNQINSVIRDINHSLVGATTQEEIETAVCDCIAASDLYTFAWIGVRHASGMGVVPRASAGVDDAYYDTLKSLARNSPEDAEQWPSAKVFTTGTYYLADNVLKMTAIPESIQHQSLRLGGTSSVAIPLVYDTTVYAVLVISTDREDAFTTGELDVLSELGETIGYAINASQARRLLFTDSVIELEFEITDENAVFAKLSREAPCHIEIHQLVTRNDGGIVLYCEVSGAPADRVEQTARAFPEVTTLRRIREDNGTALFEFNVSAPSATKSLMDLGGQITRTVSTDGVTRIVVEFAPEADIHAAVHAVSDIYPNATLTAKRERDRPVETTREYRHKLNEQLTDRQRDALSAAYHAGYFDWPRGSTAEEIAASMGISSATFHQHLRAAQRKRLAAFFDKDGGGNLHT; from the coding sequence GTGGCGCGCGAAACCGACGCCGCCCAGTCGGAAGCGATTACGTCGACGATTCTCGAAACCAGTCCGGTTGGCATCGCCGTCTTTGATGGCGATGCGACAATCGTTCGCGTAAACGACCGTCTCGCAGACCTGCTTGGCGCGGCAAAGGACAAAATCGTCGCGAAAATCACCCGGCTCGAAGAGTGGCCCGTGTACGACGAGACGAGAACCCACGTCCCGAAAGCAGACCTCCCGATTCGGCGGGTGATTCTCACCGGGAAGCCACTCTACAACCAAGAGTACCAAATCCCCCGGAGCGACGGCGAGTGGCTGTGGTGTTCGCTGAACGCTGCCCCGATTTTTGACGACGACGGGTCGGTCGCATTCGTCGTCGTCTCGGTCGAAAACATCACCGAGCGAAAGGAGCGCGAACAAGCGCTCATCGAGCAGCACGCGGAGCTACAGACGGTCAATCAGATTAACAGCGTCATCAGAGACATCAACCACTCGCTCGTCGGGGCGACGACGCAGGAGGAGATCGAAACCGCCGTCTGTGACTGTATCGCCGCCTCAGACCTCTATACGTTCGCGTGGATTGGCGTGCGACACGCGAGCGGCATGGGGGTGGTTCCGCGAGCGAGCGCAGGCGTCGATGATGCCTACTACGACACGCTGAAATCGCTCGCCCGAAACAGCCCCGAAGACGCAGAGCAGTGGCCCTCGGCGAAGGTGTTCACGACGGGAACGTACTACCTCGCAGACAACGTTTTGAAGATGACGGCCATTCCCGAGTCAATCCAACACCAGTCACTGCGCCTCGGTGGCACGTCGTCGGTGGCAATCCCGCTGGTGTACGACACGACGGTGTACGCCGTGTTGGTCATCTCGACCGACCGCGAGGATGCGTTCACCACCGGAGAACTCGACGTGCTCTCCGAACTCGGCGAGACGATTGGCTACGCCATCAACGCCAGCCAAGCACGGCGGCTGTTGTTCACCGATTCGGTCATCGAACTCGAATTCGAAATCACAGACGAAAACGCCGTGTTCGCAAAGCTCTCGCGCGAAGCGCCGTGTCACATCGAGATACACCAACTCGTGACTCGCAACGACGGCGGAATCGTCCTCTACTGTGAGGTGAGCGGTGCGCCAGCCGACAGAGTAGAGCAGACCGCGCGCGCGTTTCCCGAGGTCACAACACTGAGACGCATCCGCGAAGACAACGGGACGGCCCTGTTCGAGTTCAACGTGTCGGCCCCGTCTGCGACCAAGTCGCTCATGGACCTCGGCGGGCAGATTACGCGCACAGTGTCGACAGACGGCGTGACCCGTATCGTCGTCGAGTTCGCGCCCGAAGCAGACATCCACGCCGCCGTCCACGCGGTGTCTGATATCTACCCGAATGCCACGCTCACCGCAAAACGCGAGCGTGACCGTCCGGTCGAGACCACGCGCGAGTACAGGCACAAACTCAACGAGCAACTGACCGACCGCCAGCGCGACGCACTCAGCGCTGCCTACCACGCGGGCTACTTCGACTGGCCACGTGGTTCGACCGCAGAGGAAATCGCCGCGTCGATGGGAATCTCCTCTGCAACGTTCCACCAACACCTGAGAGCGGCCCAACGAAAGCGGTTAGCGGCGTTTTTCGACAAGGATGGCGGAGGAAACCTACACACATAG
- a CDS encoding DUF7470 family protein, translating into MLDKLGTAGLVGLVVLVAGLGVIAVADPLIAAGLALVLVGVGLVAKGLVSGLLSAFGMGGMF; encoded by the coding sequence ATGTTGGACAAACTCGGTACCGCAGGCCTCGTTGGCCTCGTCGTGCTGGTCGCCGGACTCGGTGTGATTGCCGTTGCAGACCCGCTTATCGCCGCCGGACTCGCGCTCGTGCTCGTCGGCGTTGGGCTCGTCGCAAAAGGACTCGTCTCGGGGCTGCTCTCTGCGTTCGGGATGGGCGGGATGTTCTAG
- a CDS encoding MFS transporter encodes MSLTRMTDTRRTVAVILAWQVAASVCYYSVFAATGLIQSGFSLSKFSLGLVVSTLTLGYTLFLFPMGAAVDGLGEKRVMTAGLVALAFGVLGVTLASSFAFLLGAVFALGAAYATAMPSTNRAIVEKVPNSKRNLALGIKQVGVSAGAGASALVVTGLAARAGVPWDAGFYVAAGLAFLVTAAFSQGYRDGSAGTGALAIPDVRGLADNRAYVLLIVGGVFLAATLFTMTGYLVPYLTESISISVGVAGLTLALVQVMGSTGRIAFGGLADRLPGESVRGSALIMVVLALCSAALFFLLPLADARLTAIAVFALLGLSVLGFTGLYHASVTMLVAPDEVGAATAGAQTALNSGALVIPPLFGYVADVNGYAAGWRVLVVFALVAALFFGGVVRQTA; translated from the coding sequence ATGTCCCTTACCCGGATGACTGACACCCGGCGCACCGTCGCCGTCATTCTCGCGTGGCAGGTCGCCGCGAGCGTCTGCTACTACAGCGTGTTCGCCGCGACGGGCCTCATCCAATCTGGATTCAGCCTCTCGAAATTCTCGCTCGGCCTCGTCGTCTCGACGCTCACCCTCGGCTACACCCTCTTTCTGTTCCCGATGGGCGCGGCCGTCGATGGCCTTGGCGAAAAACGCGTCATGACGGCGGGGCTCGTCGCGCTCGCCTTCGGCGTCCTTGGGGTCACCCTCGCCTCCTCGTTTGCCTTTTTGCTGGGCGCGGTGTTCGCCCTCGGCGCGGCCTACGCGACCGCGATGCCCTCGACCAACCGCGCCATCGTCGAGAAGGTGCCAAACTCAAAGCGCAATCTCGCCCTTGGCATCAAACAGGTCGGCGTCTCCGCTGGCGCAGGCGCGAGCGCGCTCGTCGTCACCGGCCTCGCCGCCCGCGCTGGCGTGCCGTGGGATGCGGGATTTTATGTCGCCGCCGGCCTCGCTTTTCTCGTCACCGCCGCATTCTCACAGGGCTACCGCGACGGGAGCGCTGGAACGGGCGCACTCGCCATCCCGGACGTGCGCGGCCTCGCGGACAACCGAGCCTACGTCCTGCTCATCGTGGGCGGGGTGTTCCTCGCCGCGACGCTGTTCACGATGACGGGCTACCTCGTGCCCTACCTCACCGAATCCATCTCGATTTCGGTGGGCGTTGCGGGGCTTACCCTCGCACTCGTCCAAGTGATGGGGAGTACGGGAAGAATCGCCTTTGGCGGGCTCGCAGACCGGCTCCCGGGCGAGTCGGTGCGCGGGAGCGCACTCATCATGGTCGTCCTCGCGCTCTGCTCTGCGGCGCTGTTTTTCCTCCTTCCGCTGGCCGACGCCCGCCTAACCGCGATTGCTGTGTTCGCGCTGCTCGGCCTCTCAGTCCTCGGCTTTACGGGCCTGTACCACGCCTCGGTGACGATGCTCGTCGCGCCCGACGAGGTGGGGGCGGCCACCGCAGGCGCGCAGACCGCACTCAACTCCGGCGCGCTCGTCATCCCGCCCTTGTTCGGCTACGTCGCGGACGTGAACGGCTACGCTGCGGGATGGCGCGTGCTCGTCGTCTTCGCCCTCGTCGCCGCTCTCTTCTTTGGCGGCGTGGTCAGACAAACCGCCTGA
- a CDS encoding AAA family ATPase: MDGPLWTDTHAPTLSELPQPEVRDYLTRAVDEPLNLVLHGPQGSGKTAAVRALAAAAHDDPDNDLVEINVADFFNRTKKEITNDPRFEHFLTGKSDLPKRDMINHVLKESASYAPVSGNYKTILLDNAEAIREDFQQALRRVMERHHATTQFVITTRQPTKLIPPIKSRCFPVPVRAPTAKESADVLQRIVDAEEVDHDDDGIQYLAGYGGGDLRKAILGAQTTYEDAGEITMQTAYETLGDIGNKEQVETMVAKAEKRQFTDARKILDDLLVDEGYSGGEVLQDILSVARSRYSGENLAHLHEIAGEIDMDLAEGTSDRIHISHLLAELGR; this comes from the coding sequence ATGGACGGGCCGCTGTGGACCGATACGCACGCGCCAACGCTTTCTGAGCTCCCCCAGCCGGAGGTACGCGACTACCTCACGCGAGCGGTGGACGAACCGCTCAATCTCGTCCTCCACGGGCCACAGGGAAGCGGAAAAACCGCCGCCGTGCGCGCACTCGCCGCGGCCGCACACGACGACCCGGATAACGACTTGGTCGAGATCAACGTCGCTGACTTCTTCAACCGAACCAAGAAAGAAATCACGAACGACCCGCGCTTCGAGCACTTCCTGACCGGGAAAAGCGACCTCCCGAAGCGCGACATGATAAACCACGTCCTCAAGGAATCGGCGAGTTACGCGCCGGTGTCGGGGAACTACAAAACCATCCTCCTCGACAACGCAGAAGCCATCCGCGAGGACTTCCAGCAGGCGCTGCGCCGGGTGATGGAGCGCCACCACGCGACGACGCAGTTCGTCATCACGACGCGCCAACCCACCAAGTTGATTCCGCCTATCAAATCGCGGTGTTTCCCGGTTCCCGTGCGCGCACCGACCGCCAAAGAGTCCGCGGACGTGCTCCAGCGAATCGTTGACGCAGAGGAAGTTGACCACGACGACGACGGCATCCAGTACCTCGCGGGCTATGGCGGGGGCGACTTGCGAAAGGCAATTTTGGGGGCGCAAACCACCTACGAGGACGCGGGCGAAATCACGATGCAGACCGCCTACGAGACCCTCGGTGACATCGGCAACAAAGAACAGGTCGAGACGATGGTCGCAAAGGCCGAAAAACGCCAGTTCACCGACGCGCGCAAGATTCTCGACGACCTGCTCGTAGACGAGGGCTACAGCGGCGGTGAGGTGTTACAGGATATTCTGTCGGTGGCGCGCTCGCGCTACAGTGGCGAGAACCTCGCACACCTCCACGAGATTGCAGGTGAGATTGATATGGATTTGGCGGAGGGGACGAGCGACCGGATTCACATTTCTCACTTGCTCGCTGAGTTGGGTCGGTAA
- a CDS encoding DUF460 domain-containing protein, translating into MSTRTSALDALIFGVDVQSGDIRGDAPSFALVAFTGESLDRDVVTFRKLRRLIQHDQPAIVATDNMYELAADKDALVHFLRELPSETKLVQVTGDERPEPLSRVASRHGVPYGKDPMQEAEAAARLAAANVGYEVSAFTNTTRIKVSRGRSTGKGGWSEDRFTRRIHGAVRTRTREVEATLKDVGLDFEKAVTEKYGGYSRAIFTVEGRPAEIPVTTHRSGDVRVEMERERRDGIEFRPLAQRRDHVLVGIDPGTTTGVAIVGLDGEVLDVLSTRTADTAAVIEWIIERGRPILVAADVTPMPETVEKFRRSFTAAAWEPTSDLPVDEKQHRTREEGYDNDHERDAMAAALFAYDAHEDQFDRIARKVPAPVDRGEVTARVLAGGETVEAVLDDLLADDDPEEEQTEHTERELTREEKRIKRLEAQVGRLQSHVEDLRETIATKNERLTEYETELSQARREERKEARERREITRVERDNERLKRELAAQKSTNEELADKLERLKDLWRIDHSNLADVAGGTDLVSVKPLSQFTKGAISETKDRYGLAKDDVIYLRDASGAGRSTAEALAATEPRVVLKHGTLSDAAEAVLFAHDIPVGDSTKVTIQEIDDLAVARESDVNAVIDAWETRAEKRQKEQQEAMIDRLISEHRAGHGESD; encoded by the coding sequence GTGAGTACTCGAACGAGTGCCCTCGACGCCCTGATTTTCGGGGTTGACGTGCAAAGCGGCGACATCCGGGGTGACGCGCCCTCCTTCGCCCTCGTTGCTTTCACCGGCGAGTCACTCGACCGCGATGTCGTCACCTTCCGCAAGCTTCGTCGGCTCATCCAGCACGACCAACCGGCCATCGTCGCCACCGACAACATGTACGAACTCGCCGCGGACAAGGACGCCCTCGTCCACTTTCTGCGCGAACTCCCGAGCGAGACGAAACTCGTGCAGGTGACCGGCGACGAACGCCCCGAACCCCTTTCAAGGGTAGCCTCGCGCCACGGCGTCCCCTACGGCAAAGACCCGATGCAGGAAGCAGAAGCGGCGGCCCGACTCGCCGCTGCGAACGTCGGTTATGAGGTGTCTGCGTTCACGAACACGACGAGAATCAAGGTGTCGCGCGGGCGCTCGACCGGCAAAGGCGGCTGGAGCGAAGACCGCTTTACGCGGCGGATTCACGGCGCGGTTAGAACCCGTACTCGCGAAGTCGAAGCCACGCTCAAAGACGTTGGCCTCGACTTCGAGAAAGCCGTGACCGAGAAGTACGGTGGCTATTCAAGGGCTATTTTCACGGTCGAGGGCCGGCCCGCAGAGATTCCAGTGACGACCCACCGCTCCGGTGACGTGCGCGTCGAAATGGAGCGCGAGCGCCGCGACGGCATCGAGTTTCGCCCGCTTGCACAGCGCCGCGACCACGTCCTCGTGGGCATCGACCCCGGGACGACCACCGGCGTCGCCATCGTCGGCTTAGACGGCGAAGTGCTCGACGTGCTCTCTACGCGCACCGCGGATACGGCGGCGGTTATCGAGTGGATTATCGAGCGCGGCCGACCGATTCTCGTCGCCGCGGACGTGACGCCGATGCCAGAGACCGTCGAGAAGTTCCGTCGCAGTTTCACTGCGGCGGCGTGGGAACCGACGAGCGATTTGCCCGTCGATGAAAAACAACACCGCACCCGCGAGGAGGGCTACGACAACGACCACGAACGCGACGCGATGGCCGCGGCGCTGTTCGCCTACGACGCCCACGAAGACCAGTTCGACCGCATCGCGCGGAAAGTCCCCGCGCCTGTAGACCGCGGCGAGGTGACCGCCCGTGTGCTCGCCGGTGGCGAAACCGTCGAAGCCGTGTTGGACGACTTACTGGCAGACGACGACCCGGAAGAGGAGCAGACGGAACACACAGAGCGCGAGCTGACGCGCGAAGAAAAGCGTATCAAACGCCTCGAAGCACAGGTCGGTCGGCTCCAATCACACGTCGAAGACCTTCGTGAGACGATTGCAACGAAAAACGAGCGCCTCACCGAGTACGAAACTGAGCTATCACAGGCCCGCCGCGAGGAGCGAAAAGAGGCGCGCGAGCGCCGCGAAATCACCCGCGTCGAACGCGATAACGAGCGTTTGAAGCGCGAACTCGCCGCACAAAAATCGACGAACGAAGAACTCGCTGACAAACTCGAACGGCTCAAAGACCTCTGGCGCATCGACCACTCGAATCTTGCAGACGTCGCGGGCGGCACCGACCTCGTCTCGGTCAAACCCCTCTCACAGTTCACGAAAGGCGCAATTTCGGAGACGAAAGACCGCTACGGACTGGCGAAAGACGACGTGATTTATCTCAGGGACGCGAGCGGGGCGGGCCGGAGTACCGCGGAAGCGCTCGCCGCAACCGAGCCACGCGTCGTCCTCAAACACGGGACGCTTTCCGACGCCGCGGAAGCGGTGTTGTTTGCCCACGACATTCCTGTCGGAGATTCGACAAAAGTTACGATTCAAGAGATAGACGACCTCGCGGTAGCGCGCGAAAGTGACGTGAATGCCGTCATCGATGCGTGGGAGACGCGCGCCGAAAAACGCCAGAAAGAGCAACAAGAGGCGATGATAGACCGCCTCATCAGCGAGCATCGTGCTGGGCACGGTGAGAGTGACTAG
- a CDS encoding DUF4382 domain-containing protein translates to MSQKLIGSLLMAALLVLAGCTGGMGPTDETTTASGGDAATTGTVNFYISDQENAIGDFEHLNVTVDAVSFRKAGGDDTEETETTTAEETAATETTATETATETTAETTAETTVTQTTAEEAALQDDETETEETATMTEAETETEDESESDDGWETYDVDAKTFDLTQLQGENAEKLSEFDLEAGTYTEVRLHISDVNGTLTDGEKVNVKLPSNTLKIKSEFTVDAESETDFVYDITVHSAGNSGKYVIKPVVSESGANIPYTDIGAKDDEEADAEEDDEGEESDDADDLSVEFVGEVVANENATVKVTQAGEPVADANVTMNGEVVGTTDEDGTLTFSAPAEGDVEVKAVSGDAEGEAEISLSAAANASANGNGQGTETAA, encoded by the coding sequence ATGTCACAGAAACTGATTGGTTCGCTGCTCATGGCCGCCCTGCTCGTCCTCGCAGGGTGTACCGGCGGAATGGGACCGACAGACGAGACAACGACGGCGAGCGGCGGCGACGCCGCGACGACGGGAACGGTAAACTTCTACATTTCTGACCAAGAGAACGCCATCGGCGATTTCGAACACCTGAACGTCACGGTGGACGCGGTGTCGTTCCGCAAGGCTGGTGGCGACGACACGGAGGAGACCGAGACGACGACAGCTGAGGAGACGGCTGCAACGGAGACGACCGCGACCGAAACGGCGACCGAGACGACGGCGGAAACGACCGCCGAAACGACGGTGACCCAAACCACCGCCGAGGAAGCCGCACTCCAAGACGACGAAACGGAGACCGAGGAGACGGCGACGATGACCGAGGCGGAGACCGAGACTGAAGACGAATCCGAGAGCGACGACGGCTGGGAAACCTACGATGTTGACGCGAAAACGTTCGACCTGACGCAGTTGCAGGGCGAAAACGCAGAGAAGCTCTCCGAGTTCGACCTCGAAGCGGGCACGTACACCGAGGTACGCCTCCACATCTCAGACGTGAACGGAACGCTCACCGACGGCGAGAAAGTGAACGTGAAACTCCCGAGCAACACGCTCAAAATCAAATCCGAGTTCACGGTTGACGCGGAGTCAGAGACCGACTTCGTCTACGACATCACCGTCCACTCTGCGGGCAACAGCGGGAAGTACGTCATCAAGCCGGTCGTGAGCGAATCCGGCGCGAACATTCCGTACACCGACATCGGCGCGAAGGACGATGAGGAAGCCGACGCCGAAGAAGACGACGAGGGTGAGGAATCTGACGACGCAGACGACCTCTCCGTCGAGTTTGTCGGCGAAGTCGTCGCAAACGAGAACGCGACCGTGAAAGTCACGCAGGCGGGCGAACCCGTCGCGGACGCAAACGTGACCATGAACGGCGAAGTAGTCGGAACCACGGATGAGGACGGAACGCTCACCTTCAGCGCACCCGCCGAAGGCGACGTGGAGGTGAAAGCCGTCTCCGGCGACGCAGAAGGCGAAGCGGAAATCTCGCTTTCGGCGGCGGCAAACGCCTCGGCGAACGGCAACGGACAGGGCACCGAGACGGCCGCATAA
- the rio1 gene encoding serine/threonine-protein kinase Rio1 produces the protein MSDDYGLVDTEMEDADEWEEIDVPDSEADRIAKSHDRDFEEFAIRLKDTEQFKVEAAVFDDATLAALYKLVQDGYIDAFGGPISTGKEANVYLADGPDGEVAVKVYLINTSNFRQMRDYLEGDPRFEGIGNRKRQVVMAWVKKEFANLKRAKKAGVRVPEPIATERNVLVMEYLGQGEDRARRLGEVHIENPETAFNVVREYMRRLYDAGLVHGDLSEYNIIVHEGELTVIDLGQAVTVHHPNYRDFLTRDCRNIANFFARQGIDTDTDSLLAHVTGQED, from the coding sequence ATGAGCGATGACTACGGCCTCGTAGACACCGAGATGGAAGACGCCGACGAATGGGAGGAAATCGACGTCCCCGATAGCGAGGCAGACCGCATCGCAAAGAGCCACGACCGCGACTTCGAGGAGTTCGCCATTCGACTGAAGGACACAGAACAGTTCAAAGTCGAGGCGGCGGTGTTCGACGACGCGACGCTCGCGGCGCTCTACAAACTCGTCCAAGACGGCTACATCGACGCGTTTGGTGGGCCGATTTCCACCGGGAAGGAGGCGAACGTCTACCTCGCGGACGGGCCCGACGGCGAAGTCGCCGTGAAGGTGTACCTCATCAACACGAGCAACTTCCGCCAGATGCGCGACTACTTAGAAGGCGACCCGCGCTTCGAGGGGATTGGCAACCGCAAACGACAGGTCGTGATGGCGTGGGTCAAAAAGGAGTTCGCGAACCTCAAACGCGCGAAAAAGGCCGGCGTCCGCGTCCCAGAGCCAATCGCCACCGAGCGAAACGTCCTCGTCATGGAGTACCTGGGTCAGGGCGAGGACCGCGCCCGCCGCCTCGGTGAGGTACACATCGAGAATCCCGAAACCGCCTTCAACGTCGTCCGCGAATACATGCGCCGACTCTACGACGCGGGCCTCGTCCACGGCGACCTCTCTGAGTACAACATCATCGTCCACGAGGGCGAACTCACGGTCATCGACCTCGGCCAAGCGGTCACCGTCCACCACCCGAACTACCGCGACTTCCTCACCCGCGACTGTCGCAACATTGCGAACTTTTTCGCCCGACAGGGCATCGATACCGACACCGATTCGCTGCTCGCTCACGTCACCGGGCAGGAAGACTGA
- the eif1A gene encoding translation initiation factor eIF-1A, translated as MSENESNEGRKNLRMPDDGEVFAVVTDMLGANRVKVQCMDGVERTARIPGRMRKRVWIREDDVVIVEPWDWQDEKADIVWRFKKQEADQLRREGHITA; from the coding sequence ATGAGCGAGAACGAGAGCAATGAGGGCAGGAAAAACCTGCGGATGCCCGATGACGGTGAGGTGTTCGCGGTCGTCACGGACATGCTCGGCGCGAACCGGGTGAAAGTGCAGTGCATGGACGGGGTCGAACGCACCGCCCGCATCCCCGGTCGGATGCGAAAGCGCGTCTGGATTCGAGAGGATGACGTGGTCATCGTCGAACCGTGGGACTGGCAAGACGAGAAGGCGGACATCGTCTGGCGGTTCAAAAAGCAGGAAGCAGACCAGTTGCGCCGCGAAGGCCACATCACCGCGTGA
- the rnz gene encoding ribonuclease Z yields the protein MRVTFLGTSGAVPTTERNPSALMVNREGERLLFDAAEGTQRQMMRFGTGFAVSHLFVTHLHGDHVLGIPGLVQTWDFNGRDDPLMIHTPTGTRREIRNLVEATGAHPSYPVHINEVEPDEVAYAGEDYEVRTFETDHRTTSVGYALVEEDRKGRFNREKAEALGVPVGPLFQELHAGNPVELEDGTVVEPEQVVGKPRPGRRFVYTGDTRPSPEVIEAATDADLLIHDATFDDERAGRARETGHSTGTEAGEVAKKAGVKRLALTHISSRYAGNAGLIHSDAVAAFDGDVFVPHDGQTVDVPYPDD from the coding sequence ATGCGCGTGACGTTTCTCGGAACGAGTGGGGCGGTGCCGACCACCGAGCGCAATCCCAGTGCGCTGATGGTCAACCGCGAAGGCGAGCGACTGCTGTTCGATGCCGCCGAAGGCACCCAGCGACAGATGATGCGCTTTGGAACCGGGTTCGCCGTCTCCCACCTGTTCGTCACGCACCTCCACGGCGACCACGTCCTCGGAATTCCCGGCCTCGTCCAGACGTGGGACTTCAACGGGCGCGACGACCCGCTCATGATTCACACGCCAACCGGCACCCGCCGCGAAATCCGGAATCTCGTCGAAGCGACGGGCGCACACCCCTCCTACCCCGTCCACATCAACGAAGTCGAACCCGACGAGGTCGCCTACGCGGGCGAGGACTACGAGGTTCGCACCTTCGAAACCGACCACCGCACCACGTCGGTCGGCTACGCGCTGGTCGAAGAAGACCGCAAAGGCCGATTCAACCGCGAAAAAGCAGAGGCACTCGGCGTCCCAGTCGGCCCACTCTTTCAAGAACTCCACGCCGGTAACCCTGTGGAACTCGAAGACGGCACCGTCGTCGAACCCGAGCAAGTCGTGGGCAAGCCCCGACCCGGCCGCCGCTTCGTCTACACCGGCGACACCCGTCCTTCCCCAGAGGTCATCGAGGCGGCCACCGACGCAGACCTGCTCATCCACGACGCGACGTTCGACGACGAGCGCGCAGGCCGCGCCCGCGAGACGGGCCACTCGACGGGCACCGAAGCGGGCGAAGTGGCGAAAAAAGCGGGCGTCAAACGCCTCGCGCTGACGCACATCTCCTCGCGGTATGCCGGCAACGCGGGTCTCATCCATTCGGATGCTGTTGCCGCGTTCGATGGTGACGTGTTCGTCCCTCACGACGGCCAAACCGTCGATGTCCCTTACCCGGATGACTGA